In Plasmodium falciparum 3D7 genome assembly, chromosome: 6, the genomic window CttaaatgatttattaaaaggATCTTATACAAATGTCATATATACAGGACAAGTATATAGAAAAGATGAAATAGATAAATACCATTATCCTATATTTCATCAAACAGATGGATTTCTTATAAAACCAGAAATGTTCAATGTAGAAATAGAGCTAAAACAAAAACTAGAAcagttaatatattatttatttaataaaaataatattgaaataAAATGGGAAAGTGATACATCGTTCCCATTTACACATCCTtcatatgaattatatataaaaagaaaacaagaTAATAAATGGATTGAGATTTTAGGGTgtggaaaaattaaaaatgaagtaCTTGCCATGTCCTTATAtcataatcatataaataaaattattgaaaatgaaattactatatataataaaacattattaaattcttttcaacaaaaatttttatcaaatgaaaaagaaacaatACGTCAATCACATCTTATAAATCATTTATGTAATAAACAACTTAAtcataatatacaaataaaaataaatgagtTACTTAAAAGTATTAATTATCAAGGATGGGCTTTTGGTATAGGACTAGAAAGATTATGTATgcttttatatgatattaatgatattCGTTTATTTTGGAGTAATGACAAAAGATTCATTAATCAATTCAAAGAAAATCAAATAACAACTTTTCGCCCATTTAGTAACTTCCCATGTATTCAGAAAGACAtctcattttatattaaacaatATTTCAACGAAACGTCTTTTTTCCAAATATGTAGAGATATagcaaatgataatattgaacaaatacaaaaaatagataaatattatgatccTAAAAATAATCAAACGAGTTTATGCTATAGAATTACTTATAGATCACATAATAAAAACCTAACACATAATGAAGTCAATGgcatacaaaataaaattgttCAAATACTTATGGACCAATTTGAAGTTTCCATAAGGTGATTCGTAGTTTTatgaattaatataataaaaattaatttaatatacaaACGGATGCTCAtcacaaaagaaaaaaaaaaaaaaaaaaaaaaaaaaaaaaaaaaaaatatcatatatatatatatatatttctgcatatatttgttcaattttaattttatctcttattcatattttttttggggGTCTTCTTCATCTTGGTCTCCCTTTCCTGAGCAGTCTGAACagtaaaaagaagaaataataaaat contains:
- a CDS encoding phenylalanine--tRNA ligase; amino-acid sequence: MLLPKTILSNEGRILCNTINHPLRTVKNKIENFFKFENIDNLKSEICIKQNFDDLNVPLTHPVRNIRDTFYLNENYIKNYNSILSTYYIPFDILNTFYKYYLSNKLLSHDKIILKRTHMTSHLNDLLKGSYTNVIYTGQVYRKDEIDKYHYPIFHQTDGFLIKPEMFNVEIELKQKLEQLIYYLFNKNNIEIKWESDTSFPFTHPSYELYIKRKQDNKWIEILGCGKIKNEVLAMSLYHNHINKIIENEITIYNKTLLNSFQQKFLSNEKETIRQSHLINHLCNKQLNHNIQIKINELLKSINYQGWAFGIGLERLCMLLYDINDIRLFWSNDKRFINQFKENQITTFRPFSNFPCIQKDISFYIKQYFNETSFFQICRDIANDNIEQIQKIDKYYDPKNNQTSLCYRITYRSHNKNLTHNEVNGIQNKIVQILMDQFEVSIR